In a genomic window of Nocardia fluminea:
- the yczR gene encoding MocR-like transcription factor YczR — MATRVIGAAGLARDLGRWRDPDTGGDAERRPHRPAYLALAEAIRLLIHDGRAPLGVALPSERDLASTLGVSRTTITSTYSLLREHGYLISRQGSRSTVALPPAIQHDGAKPSRGIMALMAQPELPTIDMTYAAMPASPELHDAYSIALQGILSYLGTHGMDPVGILALREALARRYTARGLPTEPEQILVTLGAQHGLRLLLNVLASPGARVLIEHPSYPNAIEAIRDVGARPIPIPLRPEFPDAGWDLEGLRSTARQTAATLAYLVPDFNNPTGLLLGAEGRAELAAIARDTRMTVVVDESMGELNLSDGTMPPPVAAFAKGSEIVTIGSASKSFWGGLRVGWIRTDQPLITKLLGIRSTVDLGTPVMDQLATVHLLENAEPILERRREQLRTQRTALLDAVAEDLPGWHITVGAGGMSVWAQLPSPVSTALAATAPNHGVLLAAGPRFGVQGAFERFVRLPYTHPEAELRIAVKSIAAAYDALTPRAADPLQPLTCY; from the coding sequence ATGGCGACAAGAGTGATCGGCGCGGCGGGTTTGGCTCGCGACCTCGGCCGGTGGCGCGACCCCGACACCGGCGGCGATGCCGAACGCCGCCCGCACCGGCCCGCCTACCTGGCCCTGGCCGAAGCCATCCGCCTGCTGATCCACGACGGGCGCGCACCGCTCGGCGTCGCCCTGCCCAGCGAGCGTGATCTGGCGAGCACACTCGGCGTCAGCCGCACCACCATCACCTCCACCTATTCGCTGCTGCGCGAACACGGCTACCTGATCAGCCGCCAGGGCTCTCGCAGTACCGTGGCGCTGCCGCCCGCGATCCAGCACGACGGCGCCAAGCCCAGCCGCGGCATCATGGCCCTGATGGCGCAGCCGGAACTGCCGACCATCGACATGACCTACGCCGCGATGCCCGCGTCCCCCGAACTGCACGACGCGTATTCGATCGCGCTGCAAGGAATTCTGTCGTATCTCGGCACCCACGGCATGGACCCGGTCGGCATCCTCGCGCTGCGTGAGGCGCTGGCCCGCCGCTACACCGCGCGTGGACTGCCGACGGAGCCGGAGCAGATCCTGGTGACGCTCGGTGCGCAGCACGGACTCCGGCTGCTCCTCAACGTGCTCGCCTCACCCGGCGCCCGAGTGCTGATCGAGCATCCGTCCTACCCGAACGCCATCGAAGCCATCCGCGACGTCGGCGCCCGCCCCATCCCGATCCCGCTGCGTCCCGAGTTCCCCGACGCCGGGTGGGATCTCGAAGGTCTGCGCAGTACGGCGCGGCAGACCGCGGCCACGCTGGCCTACCTGGTTCCGGACTTCAACAACCCCACCGGACTGCTGCTCGGCGCCGAGGGTCGTGCCGAACTGGCCGCGATCGCCCGTGACACCAGGATGACCGTCGTCGTCGACGAGTCGATGGGTGAGCTGAACCTGTCGGACGGCACGATGCCCCCGCCGGTCGCCGCGTTCGCGAAGGGCTCCGAGATCGTCACCATCGGATCGGCGTCGAAGTCGTTCTGGGGTGGTCTGCGGGTCGGCTGGATCCGCACCGATCAGCCACTGATCACCAAACTGCTCGGCATTCGCTCCACGGTCGACCTCGGCACCCCGGTGATGGATCAGCTGGCCACGGTCCACCTGCTCGAGAACGCCGAACCCATCCTCGAACGCCGCCGCGAACAGTTGCGCACCCAGCGCACCGCGCTGCTCGACGCCGTCGCCGAAGATCTCCCCGGCTGGCACATCACGGTCGGTGCGGGCGGCATGTCGGTGTGGGCCCAGCTGCCGAGCCCGGTCTCCACCGCACTCGCCGCCACCGCGCCCAATCACGGCGTATTGCTCGCCGCCGGACCACGTTTCGGCGTGCAGGGCGCGTTCGAGCGTTTCGTCCGGCTGCCGTACACCCACCCCGAGGCCGAGCTGCGCATCGCCGTCAAATCCATCGCCGCGGCCTACGACGCGCTCACACCCCGCGCCGCCGACCCGCTCCAGCCGCTCACCTGCTACTGA